One region of Carcharodon carcharias isolate sCarCar2 chromosome 21, sCarCar2.pri, whole genome shotgun sequence genomic DNA includes:
- the LOC121293115 gene encoding protein mono-ADP-ribosyltransferase PARP11 isoform X2, protein MIYRMNPQGGLSFSTAKYNYMLDFQAMKQTNTATGKQRPVKRAAFSVTAFSFICGNEEIPIPLHWDNIDRDKPYQLSPLHKASNEYLEVAKLFGQTMDQNRIKKIQRIQNLDLWEFYCRKKVHLKKMRNGIELNERMLFHGTGNEFVEAICSQNFDWRINGLHATVYGKGTYFARDSLYSSRYCRTNETNESSLQSLGTALSPSAPHRWRSQFKTMFLARVLVGDYATGDPKYIRPPSKDGSLVNLYDSCVDNKWNPKIFVIFDSNHIYPEYLIEFT, encoded by the exons CAATGAAACAAACCAATACAGCAACAGGGAAGCAGCGGCCAGTGAAACGTGCAGCCTTCTCTGTCACTGCTTTCAG TTTTATATGCGGAAATGAAGAAATCCCCATCCCTTTACATTGGGACAATATAGACCGAGACAAACCTTATCAG CTCAGTCCATTGCACAAAGCTTCAAATGAATATCTGGAAGTTGCAAAACTCTTTGGACAAACGATGGATCAGAATCGAATCAAGAAAATTCAAAGAATTCAGAATTTAGACTTGTGGGAGTTCTATTGCAG AAAAAAAGTTCACTTGAAGAAGATGAGAAATGGGATAGAACTGAATGAGAGAATGCTGTTTCATGGCACAGGCAATGAATTTGTCGAAGCAATATGTTCACAGAACTTTGACTGGAGAATAAATGGATTACATGCTACAGTATATGGAAAAG GGACCTATTTTGCACGTGACTCTTTGTACTCCAGCCGCTACTGCCGCACCAATGAAACAAATGAATCGTCCTTGCAATCACTGGGCACAGCGCTGTCCCCATCTGCACCACATCGGTGGAGGTCGCAATTTAAGACTATGTTCCTTGCTCGAGTTCTTGTGGGCGACTATGCTACTGGAGACCCCAAATATATTCGGCCTCCTTCAAAAGATGGGAGTCTGGTGAACCTGTATGACAGCTGTGTCGACAACAAATGGAATCCAAAGATTTTTGTAATATTTGATTCGAACCATATTTATCCAGAATACCTAATTGAATTCACTTAA
- the LOC121293115 gene encoding protein mono-ADP-ribosyltransferase PARP11 isoform X3, which translates to MKQTNTATGKQRPVKRAAFSVTAFSFICGNEEIPIPLHWDNIDRDKPYQLSPLHKASNEYLEVAKLFGQTMDQNRIKKIQRIQNLDLWEFYCRKKVHLKKMRNGIELNERMLFHGTGNEFVEAICSQNFDWRINGLHATVYGKGTYFARDSLYSSRYCRTNETNESSLQSLGTALSPSAPHRWRSQFKTMFLARVLVGDYATGDPKYIRPPSKDGSLVNLYDSCVDNKWNPKIFVIFDSNHIYPEYLIEFT; encoded by the exons ATGAAACAAACCAATACAGCAACAGGGAAGCAGCGGCCAGTGAAACGTGCAGCCTTCTCTGTCACTGCTTTCAG TTTTATATGCGGAAATGAAGAAATCCCCATCCCTTTACATTGGGACAATATAGACCGAGACAAACCTTATCAG CTCAGTCCATTGCACAAAGCTTCAAATGAATATCTGGAAGTTGCAAAACTCTTTGGACAAACGATGGATCAGAATCGAATCAAGAAAATTCAAAGAATTCAGAATTTAGACTTGTGGGAGTTCTATTGCAG AAAAAAAGTTCACTTGAAGAAGATGAGAAATGGGATAGAACTGAATGAGAGAATGCTGTTTCATGGCACAGGCAATGAATTTGTCGAAGCAATATGTTCACAGAACTTTGACTGGAGAATAAATGGATTACATGCTACAGTATATGGAAAAG GGACCTATTTTGCACGTGACTCTTTGTACTCCAGCCGCTACTGCCGCACCAATGAAACAAATGAATCGTCCTTGCAATCACTGGGCACAGCGCTGTCCCCATCTGCACCACATCGGTGGAGGTCGCAATTTAAGACTATGTTCCTTGCTCGAGTTCTTGTGGGCGACTATGCTACTGGAGACCCCAAATATATTCGGCCTCCTTCAAAAGATGGGAGTCTGGTGAACCTGTATGACAGCTGTGTCGACAACAAATGGAATCCAAAGATTTTTGTAATATTTGATTCGAACCATATTTATCCAGAATACCTAATTGAATTCACTTAA